The Cyclobacterium amurskyense genome contains the following window.
ATTTCAGGTGCAGAAGACTTTTTGTTGATTAGCTTTATTGCGGCCTTTCTTTCTTTGATTCCTTTTATAGGCAATATGGCAGGTTATGTTTTGGCTCTCTTTATAGGCTTGTTATCAGGAGGGGAATTCTATACTTTGGTGGGAATTTCAGCCACATTTTTGATTGTTCAATTTCTTGACTCTTATATTTTTCAACCCATTATACTGGGGAATAAAGTAGATGTGCATCCCTTTTTTATTATTTTAGCGGTTATTATCGGTAATGCCATTTGGGGTATCATAGGAATGGTTTTATCTATACCTATAATTGCCATTATTACTGTGGTCCTTCGTGAAACACCCGGTGCAGATGCATTTGCTTACCTACTCAGTAATGGAGAGGAAAGTAAAAGTAAGCGTTAAAAAAATAATTAAAGCGATTCTATCCTATACTACTTAACTGTTAAATAAATATTTTTCAAAATGAAGATTCCAAGCCTGGCTAATATTAAAAAGGAACTGAAACAAAGGGATGAATCCGAATTGGTTGATTTGGTATTGCAACTAAGTAAATTAAGCCGTGACAATAAGGCTTTTGTGTACTTCAAACTTTTTGAAGCCGATAACCATGAATTGTATTTGACCATGGTGAAAGATGAACTGGAAGAGGCTTTCGAAAATGCAAATTTAAAAAGTTATTTTACGGCTAAAAAATCTGCTCAGGCCATCAGGAGAATGATGAATAAAAGTTTGAAACTGACGAAGGACAAGGTGACTATCATTGAGTTGCTTTTCTTTTTCTGTGAGAAAATTATTGAATATGGTTACCTCAAATTCCATCATCCTGTAATCGATAATTTATATGCTTCGCAGGTAAGAAAGATTGAGAAACTGATTGAAGGACTTCACGAAGACCTACAATTTGATTACCAGGAAACATTGCAAAATTTTCAAAAATACGTTAGATAAAATTTCTACATCCCAGCCAATAAATAACCAACCCTATGAAGCAAGCTTATACTTTAATTTTATTCTTTTTCCTTTCATTTCAGGCAATAGGGCAGGAAAGAGCTACTGATTTTGCCTACAGTACACCATCAGCTGAAAATGTAGATGCGCAAGGGATTTTATCCTTTCTTGATATGGTAGGTGATAGTGAACATGAACTTCATAGTCTGATGGTCTTAAGGAGAGGCAAAGTAATCGCAGAAGGTTGGTGGGATCCTTATGGCCCAAATTTAAAGCATACCATGTATTCTGTAAGCAAAACTTATACTGCTTCAGGAGTTGGTTTTGCAGTAAGCGAGGGACTTATCTCCGTGGAAGACCAGGTGATTAAATTTTTCCCTGAATCCCTTCCCTCAGAGCTTAGTGAAAACCTGAAACAATTGAAGATTAAACACCTGCTTACAATGAGTGTGGGACATGCAAGGGACTATACTTTTTCTATTGTAAGAACGGAGGACTGGGCAAAATCATTTTTGGCTGTGCCCATAGTAAATCAACCAGGAAGCCAATTCGTGTACAATACAGCAGCTACCTATATGTTGTCTGCCATTGTCCAAAAAGTAACTGGGCAAAGCCTTTTTGACTACCTAAGGCCAAGGCTATTTGAACCTTTGGGAATCAGTGAAGTAGATTGGGAAAAAAGTCCGCAAGGGATTAACACCGGAGGCTATGGGCTAAGGGTTAAAACAGAAGATATGGCTAAGTTGGGTCAACTCTTTTTGCAGAATGGCAATTGGAATGGGAAACAAATACTGCCAGAAAGTTGGATAAATGAAGCCAGAAGCCTAAAAATCCTACAAAACCCCAATGCTAGTGTAGAGGAAAAGGCGAAAAGTGATTGGCTTCAGGGATATGGATATCAAATGTGGAGAAGTCGCCATGATTCTTATCGTGCCGACGGGGCTTATGGACAATACATTTTAGTTTTACCGAAACAGGAAGCTGTCATTGTCATTACCTCTGAAACGGCCAATCTTCAAGGTCTTCTTAGTGAAGTTTGGGAACATATACTGCCTGCTTTTGATAAGGAAAGTAATAGTAGCAAAGATTTGGTATTGAAGGAAAGGCTAGATAACCTTAGTCATGATCCTGCAATAGGTGTTGAAAATGAAGGGATGGAAAATAGATTGAATGGGAAAAACATTGCCTTGGTAGCTGAAGGCGAAAAGGTGAATTTTCATATTGATTTTCAATCCAATAATTTGGAGTTGAATGTAGTTGAGGAGCAAAAGAACTATAAATTAATAGTTGGTAAGGAACAGTGGGTTTCTGGCATGACAGACAGAAAGCAACCCTATTTAGTGGCCCATGCAAAAAAGGCATTGAACGGACTTGCCCCATTCAAGGTCTTTTCCAGTTATTATTGGGAAGATTTTCAAACACTCGTTATTGAAATTAAATACATCGAAAGTCCCCATACCGAAACACTTAAATTATCCTTTGATGGGAATAAAGTCACCTTTACAACAAGCAGTCTAGCCAATAGAGGAGCAAGTAGGGTATTCCATGGAATTTTAGAGGAATAAAAAATAGTGTTGTTTTAAGGTGTTTATTACAGCTTGTCAAGTAGGTTACCTCTTGAC
Protein-coding sequences here:
- a CDS encoding serine hydrolase domain-containing protein, translating into MKQAYTLILFFFLSFQAIGQERATDFAYSTPSAENVDAQGILSFLDMVGDSEHELHSLMVLRRGKVIAEGWWDPYGPNLKHTMYSVSKTYTASGVGFAVSEGLISVEDQVIKFFPESLPSELSENLKQLKIKHLLTMSVGHARDYTFSIVRTEDWAKSFLAVPIVNQPGSQFVYNTAATYMLSAIVQKVTGQSLFDYLRPRLFEPLGISEVDWEKSPQGINTGGYGLRVKTEDMAKLGQLFLQNGNWNGKQILPESWINEARSLKILQNPNASVEEKAKSDWLQGYGYQMWRSRHDSYRADGAYGQYILVLPKQEAVIVITSETANLQGLLSEVWEHILPAFDKESNSSKDLVLKERLDNLSHDPAIGVENEGMENRLNGKNIALVAEGEKVNFHIDFQSNNLELNVVEEQKNYKLIVGKEQWVSGMTDRKQPYLVAHAKKALNGLAPFKVFSSYYWEDFQTLVIEIKYIESPHTETLKLSFDGNKVTFTTSSLANRGASRVFHGILEE